The following proteins are co-located in the Ficedula albicollis isolate OC2 chromosome 27, FicAlb1.5, whole genome shotgun sequence genome:
- the PNMT gene encoding phenylethanolamine N-methyltransferase, producing the protein MSSPAALREGYEHFDPRAYLRNNYLPPRADFSSEEFVVPWKLRCLAETFASGEIRGRTLIDVGSGPTIYQLLSACDHFEEIVATDYLAVNREELGRWARGEPGAFDWSPFIQ; encoded by the exons ATGAGCAGCCCGGCCGCGCTCCGGGAGGGCTACGAGCACTTCGATCCCCGCGCGTACCTGCGCAACAATTACCTCCCGCCCCGCGCCGACTTCTCCTCCGAGGAGTTCGTGGTGCCCTGGAAGCTGCGATGCCTGGCCGAGACCTTCGCCAGTG GTGAGATCCGCGGGCGGACCTTGATCGATGTGGGCTCGGGTCCCACCATCTACCAACTGCTGAGCGCCTGCGACCACTTCGAGGAGATCGTGGCCACCGATTACCTGGCGGTGAACCGGGAGGAGCTGGGCCGGTGGGCGCGGGGCGAGCCCGGAGCCTTCGACTGGAGCCCCTTcatccag